A single region of the Arvicanthis niloticus isolate mArvNil1 chromosome 28, mArvNil1.pat.X, whole genome shotgun sequence genome encodes:
- the Akap12 gene encoding A-kinase anchor protein 12 isoform X1, whose translation MGAGSSTEQRSPEQPAGSDTPSELELSGHGPAAEASGATGDPADADPATKLPPQKNGQLSSVNGVAEQGDVNIKEENQDGQEEEVIVEDVGQRESEDVKEKDRAKEMAANSTVVEDITKDKQEETPETIERIPASESNVEEMAQPAESQANDVGFKKVFKFVGFKFTVKKDKNEKSDTVQLLTVKKDEGEGAEASVGAGDHQEPGVETAGESASKESELKQSTEKQEGTLKQAQSSTEIPLQAESGQATEEEAANEEGEEKREKEPTKSLESPTSPVSSETTSSFKKFFTHGWAGWRKKTSFKKPKEDDLETSDKRKEQEAEKVDKEEREKTEPAPASASEQQEPEEGTDQARLSADYEKVELPLEDQVSDLEALSEEKCAPLATEVFDEKTEAQQEVVAEVHVSTVEKTTEEQGGGGEVEGVVVVEAMGESLPPEKLAGTQEVPQEAEPVEDLMKSKEVCVSGGDHTQLTDLSPDEKMPPKHPEGIVSEVEMLSSQERIKVQGSPLKKLFSSSGLKKLSGKKQKGKRGGGGDEEPGEYQHIPTESPESADEQKGESSASSPEEPEEITCLEKGPSEAPQEGEVEEGATSDGEKKREGGITPWASFKKMVTPKKRVRRPSESDKEEELDKVKSATLSSTESTMSEMQDEVKAVGEEQKPEEPRRRVDTSVSWEALICVGSSKKRARKASSSDDEGGPRTLGGDGHRAEEASKDKEAGADAVPASTQEQDQGQGSSSPEPAGSPSEGEGVSTWESFKRLVTPRKKSKSKLEEKTEDSGVEQLAAEVEPSKEESWVSIKKFIPGRRKKRADGKQEQAAVEDSGPTEVNEDDPDVPAVVPLSEYDAVEREKMEAQRAQENVELPHLQGAVYVSEELSKTLVHTVSVTVIDGTRAVTSAEERSPSWISASVTEPLEHAGGEAIPPVEEATEKDIIAGETPVLTQSLPEGKDAHDDIVVTSEVDFTSEAVTAAETAEALRAEEVTEASGAEETTDMVSAVSQLTDSPDTTEEATPVQEVEGGMLDTEEQERQMQAILQAVADKVKEESQVPATHTVQRAGPKALEKVEEVEEDSEVLATEKEKDVALKGPEQEAEAEHSAQGSETVQATPESLEVSEVTVGIDCVTTCQPVKLQQLMEQGVAPESSETLTDSETDGSTPLADSDTADGAQQDETVDSQDCKAIAAVRQSQVAEEEAVPAQKEGPSTPPKLPAQEEPEEKTGRDVLEPSQQELAAGAVPILAKTEVGQEGEAGQCDGEKVKDGLCVQEQEVSVHTGPNSQKIADVTPDGDTTEVVRCQEKESTEEQSLSLDKERDMGTDFEKEKMETKPEQVSEEHEQETATPEPERAHLKPVLTVDMLNSERGKELGSLEESPSLPDQDKAGCIEFQVQSSDTSVTQTAEAVKKVIETVAISETDESLECVGAHLLPAEKSSETGGHWTLQHGEDTVPLGPESQAESIPIIVTPAPESTLRSDLQGEISASQKQRSDEDDKPDVVPDADGKESTAKEKALKAEPEILELESKSSKIVQNVIQTAMDQFACTETAPETDASDSQIEVPVTQADRQEAQQMLDKDESCGQVSVQDETLSAVAQEGLAISHSSKGLSKASETNMLAVESAGVKESVEQLPPQSKDQKEYAADGPQHQSLAQAEADASGNLTKESPDTNGPKLTEEGDAPEVEVQEEEMNKAQAEEDLQEPKGDLAES comes from the coding sequence TTGGACAGAGAGAGTCAGAAGAtgtgaaagaaaaagacagagcgAAAGAAATGGCGGCCAACTCCACAGTTGTGGAAGACATCACAAAGGATAAGCAGGAGGAAACACCAGAAACAATCGAACGGATCCCTGCTTCAGAAAGCAATGTGGAAGAAATGGCACAGCCTGCCGAGTCCCAGGCTAACGATGTCGGCTTCAAGAAGGTATTTAAATTTGTTGGTTTTAAATTCACGGTGAAGAAGGATAAAAATGAGAAGTCGGATACTGTCCAGCTACTCACTGTCAAAAAGGATGAAGGCGAAGGGGCAGAAGCCTCCGTTGGAGCTGGAGACCACCAGGAGCCCGGTGTGGAGACCGCCGGAGAgtcggcatccaaagagagtgaGCTGAAGCAATCCACGGAGAAGCAAGAAGGTACCCTGAAGCAAGCACAGAGCAGCACAGAAATTCCCCTTCAAGCCGAATCTGGTCAAGCGACTGAGGAAGAAGCAGCCAacgaagaaggagaagaaaagcgAGAGAAAGAACCTACCAAGTCCCTAGAATCTCCAACCAGCCCCGTCAGCAGTGAGACAACATCTTCCTTCAAGAAATTCTTCACTCACGGCTGGGCCGGCTGGCGCAAGAAGACCAGCTTCAAGAAACCAAAGGAGGATGATCTGGAAACTTCTGACAAGAGAAAGGAGCAAGAGGCCGAGAAAGTAgacaaggaagagagggaaaagacGGAGCCAGCCCCGGCCTCGGCCTCGGAACAGCAGGAGCCTGAAGAAGGCACTGACCAGGCCAGGCTGTCAGCAGACTACGAGAAGGTGGAGTTGCCTTTGGAAGACCAAGTCAGTGACCTGGAGGCATTGTCAGAGGAGAAGTGTGCTCCTTTGGCAACGGAAGTGTTTGACGAGAAGACGGAAGCCCAACAAGAAGTTGTTGCAGAGGTCCATGTGAGCACCGTGGAGAAGACGACAGAggagcaaggaggaggaggagaagttgaAGGGGTCGTGGTGGTGGAAGCAATGGGAGAATCCTTGCCCCCTGAGAAACTGGCTGGGACCCAGGAGGTCCCCCAGGAAGCTGAGCCTGTGGAGGACCTGATGAAGAGCAAAGAAGTGTGTGTCTCTGGAGGTGACCATACTCAGCTGACAGATCTGAGTCCCGATGAGAAGATGCCGCCTAAACACCCCGAAGGCATTGTCAGTGAGGTGGAGATGCTGTCCTCTCAGGAGAGAATCAAGGTACAGGGAAGTCCCTTGAAGAAACTCTTCAGTAGCTCGGGCTTAAAGAAGCTTTCCGGGAAGAAGCAGAAGGGGAAACGAGGAGGCGGGGGAGACGAAGAGCCAGGAGAATACCAACACATTCCAACCGAGTCCCCAGAGAGTGCCGACgaacagaaaggagagagctCTGCGTCTTCCCCTGAAGAGCCTGAGGAGATCACATGTCTGGAGAAAGGGCCTTCGGAAGCACCTCAGGAAGGGGAAGTTGAGGAAGGAGCTACTTCTGacggagagaagaaaagggaaggagggatcaCCCCCTGGGCATCCTTCAAAAAGATGGTGACACCCAAGAAACGGGTCCGAAGACCTTCTGAGAGCGACAAGGAAGAAGAGCTGGACAAGGTCAAGAGCGCCACCTTGTCCTCTACGGAGAGTACAATGTCGGAGATGCAAGACGAGGTCAAGGCGGTTGGCGAGGAGCAAAAGCCAGAGGAACCAAGGCGCAGGGTGGATACTTCAGTGTCCTGGGAGGCCTTGATTTGTGTCGGATCGTCCaagaagagagcaaggaaggcATCCTCTTCAGATGATGAAGGAGGGCCAAGAACACTGGGAGGGGATGGTCACAGAGCCGAGGAGGCTAGCAAAGACAAAGAAGCTGGAGCAGACGCTGTTCCTGCCAGCACCCAGGAACAAGACCAAGGGCAAGGAAGTTCCTCGCCCGAGCcagctggaagcccttctgaagGGGAGGGTGTCTCCACGTGGGAGTCATTTAAAAGATTAGTCACTCCAAGAAAGAAATCCAAATCCAAActggaagagaaaactgaagactCCGGCGTAGAGCAGCTGGCTGCCGAGGTCGAACCCAGTAAAGAGGAATCTTGGGTCTCCATTAAGAAATTCATTCCCGGACGCCGGAAGAAAAGGGCAGATGGGAAGCAAGAGCAAGCCGCTGTCGAAGACTCGGGGCCAACGGAAGTCAATGAAGACGACCCTGATGTCCCAGCCGTTGTGCCTCTGTCTGAGTATGACGCGGTGGAAAGGGAGAAGATGGAAGCTCAGCGAGCACAGGAGAATGTGGAGTTACCCCATCTGCAGGgggctgtgtatgtgtctgaggaACTCAGTAAGACTCTGGTTCACACTGTGAGTGTCACAGTCATTGACGGGACCAGGGCAGTGACTAGCGCCGAAGAGCGGTCTCCTTCGTGGATATCTGCTTCCGTGACAGAACCTCTTGAACACGCAGGGGGAGAAGCCATACCACCTGTTGAAGAGGCCACTGAAAAAGACATCATTGCAGGAGAAACTCCTGTGCTCACCCAGAGTTTACCAGAGGGCAAAGATGCCCATGACGACATAGTCGTCACCAGTGAGGTGGATTTCACCTCAGAAGCAGTGACAGCCGCAGAAACCGCAGAGGCGCTTCGTGCTGAAGAAGTTACTGAAGCATCAGGGGCAGAAGAGACCACAGACATGGTGTCGGCAGTTTCCCAGCTGACCGACTCCCCAGACACCACAGAGGAAGCCACCCCGgttcaggaggtagagggtggcATGCTAGATACAGAAGAACAGGAGCGCCAGATGCAGGCCATCCTCCAAGCCGTTGCAGATAAGGTGAAAGAGGAGTCCCAGGTGCCTGCAACCCATACTGTGCAGAGAGCAGGACCAAAAGCACTGGAGAAGGTGGAGGAAGTAGAAGAGGACTCCGAGGTGCTGGCTacggagaaagagaaagatgttgCGCTGAAAGGACCCGAACAGGAAGCCGAAGCTGAGCATTCGGCACAAGGCTCAGAGACGGTACAGGCTACCCCAGAGAGCCTCGAAGTTTCTGAAGTCACAGTGGGTATAGACTGTGTCACCACATGCCAGCCTGTCAAgctccagcagctgatggaacaGGGCGTGGCCCCAGAGTCATCTGAAACCTTGACAGACAGTGAGACAGATGGAAGTACTCCCCTAGCAGATTCAGACACTGCAGATGGGGCACAGCAAGACGAGACCGTTGACAGCCAGGACTGTAAAGCCATTGCAGCTGTCAGGCAGTCACAGGTCGCAGAAGAAGAGGCAGTTCCTGCTCAGAAGGAGGGGCCTTCAACACCACCTAAACTTCCAGCCCAAGAAGAACCCGAGGAAAAAACAGGAAGAGATGTTCTAGAACCTTCACAGCAAGAGCTTGCTGCCGGGGCAGTGCCCATTCTGGCCAAGACTGAGGTGGGTCAAGAAGGTGAGGCTGGCCAGTGTGATGGAGAAAAAGTCAAAGATGGACTATGTGTTCAAGAACAGGAGGTGTCTGTACACACTGGACCCAACAGTCAAAAGATTGCTGACGTGACACCTGACGGTGACACAACGGAAGTGGTCAGATGTCAGGAAAAGGAGAGTACTGAAGAGCAGAGTCTTAGCCTGGACAAGGAGAGAGATATGGGAACCGActttgaaaaggagaaaatggagacAAAGCCAGAGCAAGTGAGTGAAGAACATGAACAGGAAACAGCCACTCCTGAGCCGGAAAGAGCCCACCTGAAGCCAGTCCTGACAGTTGACATGCTCaactcagagagaggaaaggaactgGGCAGCCTTGAAGAAAGCCCTTCGCTCCCAGACCAAGACAAAGCAGGTTGCATAGAGTTTCAAGTTCAAAGCTCAGACACATCAGTCACTCAAACAGCCGAAGCTGTGAAAAAGGTCATAGAAACTGTCGCAATTTCAGAGACAGATGAAAGTCTGGAGTGTGTAGGTGCACACTTACTACCAGCCGAGAAGTCTTCCGAAACGGGTGGCCACTGGACTCTTCAGCATGGAGAGGACACTGTGCCCCTGGGGCCTGAGTCTCAGGCAGAGTCCATCCCAATAATAGTAACTCCTGCTCCTGAAAGCACCCTACGTTCTGACCTGCAAGGAGAAATAAGTGCATCCCAGAAACAGAGATCAGATGAAGATGACAAGCCAGATGTTGTTCCGGATGCTGACGGCAAGGAAAGTACAGCAAAAGAGAAAGCCCTCAAGGCTGAACCTGAGATCTTGGAACTTGAGAGTAAGAGCAGTAAGATTGTCCAGAACGTCATCCAGACAGCCATGGACCAGTTCGCATGTACAGAAACGGCCCCTGAAACTGATGCTTCTGATTCACAGATAGAGGTTCCTGTGACGCAGGCGGACAGACAGGAAGCTCAACAGATGCTGGACAAAGATGAAAGCTGCGGTCAAGTCTCTGTCCAAGATGAGACACTCAGTGCCGTAGCCCAGGAAGGACTTGCAATTTCTCATAGTTCCAAGGGCTTGAGCAAGGCTTCAGAAACCAATATGCTTGCAGTTGAAAGTGCCGGTGTCAAAGAAAGTGTGGAGCAGCTGCCTCCTCAATCCAAAGATCAAAAAGAGTATGCTGCTGATGGCCCCCAGCACCAAAGCTTAGCCCAGGCAGAGGCGGACGCCTCTGGAAATCTAACCAAAGAGTCCCCAGACACCAACGGACCAAAGCTAACTGAGGAGGGAGATGCCCCGGAAGTAGAGgtccaggaagaagaaatgaacaagGCCCAGGCAGAAGAGGACCTACAGGAGCCAAAGGGAGACCTGGCAGAATCCTAA
- the Akap12 gene encoding A-kinase anchor protein 12 isoform X2: MKLTSQLPPQKNGQLSSVNGVAEQGDVNIKEENQDGQEEEVIVEDVGQRESEDVKEKDRAKEMAANSTVVEDITKDKQEETPETIERIPASESNVEEMAQPAESQANDVGFKKVFKFVGFKFTVKKDKNEKSDTVQLLTVKKDEGEGAEASVGAGDHQEPGVETAGESASKESELKQSTEKQEGTLKQAQSSTEIPLQAESGQATEEEAANEEGEEKREKEPTKSLESPTSPVSSETTSSFKKFFTHGWAGWRKKTSFKKPKEDDLETSDKRKEQEAEKVDKEEREKTEPAPASASEQQEPEEGTDQARLSADYEKVELPLEDQVSDLEALSEEKCAPLATEVFDEKTEAQQEVVAEVHVSTVEKTTEEQGGGGEVEGVVVVEAMGESLPPEKLAGTQEVPQEAEPVEDLMKSKEVCVSGGDHTQLTDLSPDEKMPPKHPEGIVSEVEMLSSQERIKVQGSPLKKLFSSSGLKKLSGKKQKGKRGGGGDEEPGEYQHIPTESPESADEQKGESSASSPEEPEEITCLEKGPSEAPQEGEVEEGATSDGEKKREGGITPWASFKKMVTPKKRVRRPSESDKEEELDKVKSATLSSTESTMSEMQDEVKAVGEEQKPEEPRRRVDTSVSWEALICVGSSKKRARKASSSDDEGGPRTLGGDGHRAEEASKDKEAGADAVPASTQEQDQGQGSSSPEPAGSPSEGEGVSTWESFKRLVTPRKKSKSKLEEKTEDSGVEQLAAEVEPSKEESWVSIKKFIPGRRKKRADGKQEQAAVEDSGPTEVNEDDPDVPAVVPLSEYDAVEREKMEAQRAQENVELPHLQGAVYVSEELSKTLVHTVSVTVIDGTRAVTSAEERSPSWISASVTEPLEHAGGEAIPPVEEATEKDIIAGETPVLTQSLPEGKDAHDDIVVTSEVDFTSEAVTAAETAEALRAEEVTEASGAEETTDMVSAVSQLTDSPDTTEEATPVQEVEGGMLDTEEQERQMQAILQAVADKVKEESQVPATHTVQRAGPKALEKVEEVEEDSEVLATEKEKDVALKGPEQEAEAEHSAQGSETVQATPESLEVSEVTVGIDCVTTCQPVKLQQLMEQGVAPESSETLTDSETDGSTPLADSDTADGAQQDETVDSQDCKAIAAVRQSQVAEEEAVPAQKEGPSTPPKLPAQEEPEEKTGRDVLEPSQQELAAGAVPILAKTEVGQEGEAGQCDGEKVKDGLCVQEQEVSVHTGPNSQKIADVTPDGDTTEVVRCQEKESTEEQSLSLDKERDMGTDFEKEKMETKPEQVSEEHEQETATPEPERAHLKPVLTVDMLNSERGKELGSLEESPSLPDQDKAGCIEFQVQSSDTSVTQTAEAVKKVIETVAISETDESLECVGAHLLPAEKSSETGGHWTLQHGEDTVPLGPESQAESIPIIVTPAPESTLRSDLQGEISASQKQRSDEDDKPDVVPDADGKESTAKEKALKAEPEILELESKSSKIVQNVIQTAMDQFACTETAPETDASDSQIEVPVTQADRQEAQQMLDKDESCGQVSVQDETLSAVAQEGLAISHSSKGLSKASETNMLAVESAGVKESVEQLPPQSKDQKEYAADGPQHQSLAQAEADASGNLTKESPDTNGPKLTEEGDAPEVEVQEEEMNKAQAEEDLQEPKGDLAES, encoded by the coding sequence TTGGACAGAGAGAGTCAGAAGAtgtgaaagaaaaagacagagcgAAAGAAATGGCGGCCAACTCCACAGTTGTGGAAGACATCACAAAGGATAAGCAGGAGGAAACACCAGAAACAATCGAACGGATCCCTGCTTCAGAAAGCAATGTGGAAGAAATGGCACAGCCTGCCGAGTCCCAGGCTAACGATGTCGGCTTCAAGAAGGTATTTAAATTTGTTGGTTTTAAATTCACGGTGAAGAAGGATAAAAATGAGAAGTCGGATACTGTCCAGCTACTCACTGTCAAAAAGGATGAAGGCGAAGGGGCAGAAGCCTCCGTTGGAGCTGGAGACCACCAGGAGCCCGGTGTGGAGACCGCCGGAGAgtcggcatccaaagagagtgaGCTGAAGCAATCCACGGAGAAGCAAGAAGGTACCCTGAAGCAAGCACAGAGCAGCACAGAAATTCCCCTTCAAGCCGAATCTGGTCAAGCGACTGAGGAAGAAGCAGCCAacgaagaaggagaagaaaagcgAGAGAAAGAACCTACCAAGTCCCTAGAATCTCCAACCAGCCCCGTCAGCAGTGAGACAACATCTTCCTTCAAGAAATTCTTCACTCACGGCTGGGCCGGCTGGCGCAAGAAGACCAGCTTCAAGAAACCAAAGGAGGATGATCTGGAAACTTCTGACAAGAGAAAGGAGCAAGAGGCCGAGAAAGTAgacaaggaagagagggaaaagacGGAGCCAGCCCCGGCCTCGGCCTCGGAACAGCAGGAGCCTGAAGAAGGCACTGACCAGGCCAGGCTGTCAGCAGACTACGAGAAGGTGGAGTTGCCTTTGGAAGACCAAGTCAGTGACCTGGAGGCATTGTCAGAGGAGAAGTGTGCTCCTTTGGCAACGGAAGTGTTTGACGAGAAGACGGAAGCCCAACAAGAAGTTGTTGCAGAGGTCCATGTGAGCACCGTGGAGAAGACGACAGAggagcaaggaggaggaggagaagttgaAGGGGTCGTGGTGGTGGAAGCAATGGGAGAATCCTTGCCCCCTGAGAAACTGGCTGGGACCCAGGAGGTCCCCCAGGAAGCTGAGCCTGTGGAGGACCTGATGAAGAGCAAAGAAGTGTGTGTCTCTGGAGGTGACCATACTCAGCTGACAGATCTGAGTCCCGATGAGAAGATGCCGCCTAAACACCCCGAAGGCATTGTCAGTGAGGTGGAGATGCTGTCCTCTCAGGAGAGAATCAAGGTACAGGGAAGTCCCTTGAAGAAACTCTTCAGTAGCTCGGGCTTAAAGAAGCTTTCCGGGAAGAAGCAGAAGGGGAAACGAGGAGGCGGGGGAGACGAAGAGCCAGGAGAATACCAACACATTCCAACCGAGTCCCCAGAGAGTGCCGACgaacagaaaggagagagctCTGCGTCTTCCCCTGAAGAGCCTGAGGAGATCACATGTCTGGAGAAAGGGCCTTCGGAAGCACCTCAGGAAGGGGAAGTTGAGGAAGGAGCTACTTCTGacggagagaagaaaagggaaggagggatcaCCCCCTGGGCATCCTTCAAAAAGATGGTGACACCCAAGAAACGGGTCCGAAGACCTTCTGAGAGCGACAAGGAAGAAGAGCTGGACAAGGTCAAGAGCGCCACCTTGTCCTCTACGGAGAGTACAATGTCGGAGATGCAAGACGAGGTCAAGGCGGTTGGCGAGGAGCAAAAGCCAGAGGAACCAAGGCGCAGGGTGGATACTTCAGTGTCCTGGGAGGCCTTGATTTGTGTCGGATCGTCCaagaagagagcaaggaaggcATCCTCTTCAGATGATGAAGGAGGGCCAAGAACACTGGGAGGGGATGGTCACAGAGCCGAGGAGGCTAGCAAAGACAAAGAAGCTGGAGCAGACGCTGTTCCTGCCAGCACCCAGGAACAAGACCAAGGGCAAGGAAGTTCCTCGCCCGAGCcagctggaagcccttctgaagGGGAGGGTGTCTCCACGTGGGAGTCATTTAAAAGATTAGTCACTCCAAGAAAGAAATCCAAATCCAAActggaagagaaaactgaagactCCGGCGTAGAGCAGCTGGCTGCCGAGGTCGAACCCAGTAAAGAGGAATCTTGGGTCTCCATTAAGAAATTCATTCCCGGACGCCGGAAGAAAAGGGCAGATGGGAAGCAAGAGCAAGCCGCTGTCGAAGACTCGGGGCCAACGGAAGTCAATGAAGACGACCCTGATGTCCCAGCCGTTGTGCCTCTGTCTGAGTATGACGCGGTGGAAAGGGAGAAGATGGAAGCTCAGCGAGCACAGGAGAATGTGGAGTTACCCCATCTGCAGGgggctgtgtatgtgtctgaggaACTCAGTAAGACTCTGGTTCACACTGTGAGTGTCACAGTCATTGACGGGACCAGGGCAGTGACTAGCGCCGAAGAGCGGTCTCCTTCGTGGATATCTGCTTCCGTGACAGAACCTCTTGAACACGCAGGGGGAGAAGCCATACCACCTGTTGAAGAGGCCACTGAAAAAGACATCATTGCAGGAGAAACTCCTGTGCTCACCCAGAGTTTACCAGAGGGCAAAGATGCCCATGACGACATAGTCGTCACCAGTGAGGTGGATTTCACCTCAGAAGCAGTGACAGCCGCAGAAACCGCAGAGGCGCTTCGTGCTGAAGAAGTTACTGAAGCATCAGGGGCAGAAGAGACCACAGACATGGTGTCGGCAGTTTCCCAGCTGACCGACTCCCCAGACACCACAGAGGAAGCCACCCCGgttcaggaggtagagggtggcATGCTAGATACAGAAGAACAGGAGCGCCAGATGCAGGCCATCCTCCAAGCCGTTGCAGATAAGGTGAAAGAGGAGTCCCAGGTGCCTGCAACCCATACTGTGCAGAGAGCAGGACCAAAAGCACTGGAGAAGGTGGAGGAAGTAGAAGAGGACTCCGAGGTGCTGGCTacggagaaagagaaagatgttgCGCTGAAAGGACCCGAACAGGAAGCCGAAGCTGAGCATTCGGCACAAGGCTCAGAGACGGTACAGGCTACCCCAGAGAGCCTCGAAGTTTCTGAAGTCACAGTGGGTATAGACTGTGTCACCACATGCCAGCCTGTCAAgctccagcagctgatggaacaGGGCGTGGCCCCAGAGTCATCTGAAACCTTGACAGACAGTGAGACAGATGGAAGTACTCCCCTAGCAGATTCAGACACTGCAGATGGGGCACAGCAAGACGAGACCGTTGACAGCCAGGACTGTAAAGCCATTGCAGCTGTCAGGCAGTCACAGGTCGCAGAAGAAGAGGCAGTTCCTGCTCAGAAGGAGGGGCCTTCAACACCACCTAAACTTCCAGCCCAAGAAGAACCCGAGGAAAAAACAGGAAGAGATGTTCTAGAACCTTCACAGCAAGAGCTTGCTGCCGGGGCAGTGCCCATTCTGGCCAAGACTGAGGTGGGTCAAGAAGGTGAGGCTGGCCAGTGTGATGGAGAAAAAGTCAAAGATGGACTATGTGTTCAAGAACAGGAGGTGTCTGTACACACTGGACCCAACAGTCAAAAGATTGCTGACGTGACACCTGACGGTGACACAACGGAAGTGGTCAGATGTCAGGAAAAGGAGAGTACTGAAGAGCAGAGTCTTAGCCTGGACAAGGAGAGAGATATGGGAACCGActttgaaaaggagaaaatggagacAAAGCCAGAGCAAGTGAGTGAAGAACATGAACAGGAAACAGCCACTCCTGAGCCGGAAAGAGCCCACCTGAAGCCAGTCCTGACAGTTGACATGCTCaactcagagagaggaaaggaactgGGCAGCCTTGAAGAAAGCCCTTCGCTCCCAGACCAAGACAAAGCAGGTTGCATAGAGTTTCAAGTTCAAAGCTCAGACACATCAGTCACTCAAACAGCCGAAGCTGTGAAAAAGGTCATAGAAACTGTCGCAATTTCAGAGACAGATGAAAGTCTGGAGTGTGTAGGTGCACACTTACTACCAGCCGAGAAGTCTTCCGAAACGGGTGGCCACTGGACTCTTCAGCATGGAGAGGACACTGTGCCCCTGGGGCCTGAGTCTCAGGCAGAGTCCATCCCAATAATAGTAACTCCTGCTCCTGAAAGCACCCTACGTTCTGACCTGCAAGGAGAAATAAGTGCATCCCAGAAACAGAGATCAGATGAAGATGACAAGCCAGATGTTGTTCCGGATGCTGACGGCAAGGAAAGTACAGCAAAAGAGAAAGCCCTCAAGGCTGAACCTGAGATCTTGGAACTTGAGAGTAAGAGCAGTAAGATTGTCCAGAACGTCATCCAGACAGCCATGGACCAGTTCGCATGTACAGAAACGGCCCCTGAAACTGATGCTTCTGATTCACAGATAGAGGTTCCTGTGACGCAGGCGGACAGACAGGAAGCTCAACAGATGCTGGACAAAGATGAAAGCTGCGGTCAAGTCTCTGTCCAAGATGAGACACTCAGTGCCGTAGCCCAGGAAGGACTTGCAATTTCTCATAGTTCCAAGGGCTTGAGCAAGGCTTCAGAAACCAATATGCTTGCAGTTGAAAGTGCCGGTGTCAAAGAAAGTGTGGAGCAGCTGCCTCCTCAATCCAAAGATCAAAAAGAGTATGCTGCTGATGGCCCCCAGCACCAAAGCTTAGCCCAGGCAGAGGCGGACGCCTCTGGAAATCTAACCAAAGAGTCCCCAGACACCAACGGACCAAAGCTAACTGAGGAGGGAGATGCCCCGGAAGTAGAGgtccaggaagaagaaatgaacaagGCCCAGGCAGAAGAGGACCTACAGGAGCCAAAGGGAGACCTGGCAGAATCCTAA